In the genome of [Mycoplasma] phocae, one region contains:
- the rsmD gene encoding 16S rRNA (guanine(966)-N(2))-methyltransferase RsmD: MLRIIAGKYRSQILKQPSKNTTRPTIDRVREAIFSSIQFDIENKVFLDLFSGSGSFCLEALSRNAKKAVCVERDYNAYKIILENQKKLREDNLKVFNTTAQRFLEQNLDYKFDYVYLDPPFADKELLLWCLDSIFEKRILNDKGLVIVETDSGDFLASNKVYNIIKSKKYGKIFVYYIAYTQLK; this comes from the coding sequence ATGTTGAGAATTATTGCTGGAAAATATCGTTCACAAATCCTTAAACAGCCTAGTAAAAATACTACTCGACCTACAATTGACCGAGTACGTGAGGCGATTTTTTCATCTATTCAATTTGATATTGAAAATAAAGTTTTTTTAGATCTTTTTTCTGGAAGTGGTTCATTTTGTTTAGAAGCTCTTTCTAGAAATGCTAAAAAAGCAGTTTGTGTTGAACGTGATTATAATGCCTATAAAATTATTTTAGAAAACCAAAAGAAATTAAGAGAAGATAATCTAAAAGTTTTTAATACTACAGCCCAACGATTTTTAGAACAAAATCTAGATTATAAATTTGATTATGTTTATTTAGATCCACCATTTGCTGATAAAGAACTTTTGTTGTGATGCTTAGATAGCATTTTTGAAAAGCGAATTTTAAATGATAAAGGACTTGTAATTGTTGAAACTGATTCTGGTGATTTTTTGGCAAGCAACAAGGTGTATAATATTATTAAGAGCAAAAAATATGGTAAAATATTTGTCTATTACATCGCTTATACACAATTGAAATAA
- the uvrB gene encoding excinuclease ABC subunit UvrB translates to MNNLKLISKYQPAGDQIAAIAELVAGLEEQKKHQILLGVTGSGKTFTIANVINRVNRPALIISHNKTLASQLYTELKELFPENRVEYFVSYFDYYKPEAYLPKSDLYIEKTSKNNKELEAMRMSAINALSIRHDTIVVASVASIYGEFNPTEYRKNFMPIENNLKISRKDLLIRLIQMGYERNQGELSRGQFYTKGDVIEICPGYSSDYNIRIEMFGDEIENISLIDSLTKNLIKSQKSLTIFPATTYTVNPNNIESICEAIKIELEDQIKYFKQENKLLEAQRIKDRTLNDIDSIKEFGYVNGMENYARYVDGREAGQRPYTLFDYLPDDAIIFIDESHLMIPQLNGMYNGDRSRKETLVKYGFRLPSALDNRPLKFFEYENFSHPRIYMSATPGEYELDKTEGEVITQYIRPTGLLDPIIEIKPKKNQIIELYDLIQNQIKKKEKTLILTTTKKNAEELSLYFQEQKIKCAYIHDRFKIFERNEILRGLRIGKFDVVIGINLLREGIDLPEVSLVCILNADSAGLMRDTRSLIQIVGRAARNVNGKVIFFADEITNSMKAAIEDNKHKRKIQNEYNQKHNIIPQTIIKAIPKSEHDDEIFDKLLNEKDYTKMIHNKKFINSMIYKMKDLAKNKKFEEAIKIRDYLIELGVDLEK, encoded by the coding sequence ATGAACAATCTAAAACTGATATCAAAATATCAACCTGCTGGTGACCAAATTGCGGCCATCGCTGAATTAGTTGCTGGTTTAGAAGAACAAAAAAAGCATCAAATTCTATTAGGAGTAACCGGGTCTGGTAAGACCTTTACTATTGCGAATGTTATTAATCGAGTAAATCGACCGGCATTAATTATTAGTCATAATAAGACCCTAGCAAGCCAATTGTACACGGAGCTAAAAGAACTATTTCCAGAAAATCGAGTGGAATATTTTGTTTCTTATTTTGACTACTACAAACCAGAAGCTTATTTGCCGAAATCTGATTTATATATTGAAAAAACTAGTAAGAATAATAAAGAATTAGAAGCAATGAGGATGTCGGCTATTAATGCTTTAAGTATTCGTCATGACACAATTGTCGTGGCCTCAGTTGCTTCGATTTATGGTGAATTTAATCCGACTGAATATCGTAAAAACTTTATGCCAATTGAAAATAATTTAAAAATTAGTCGGAAAGACCTCTTAATTAGATTAATTCAAATGGGCTATGAGCGTAATCAAGGAGAGCTTAGTCGCGGTCAATTTTATACTAAAGGCGACGTTATTGAAATATGCCCAGGTTACAGCTCTGATTATAATATTCGTATTGAAATGTTTGGTGATGAGATTGAAAATATTTCATTAATTGATTCATTAACAAAAAATTTAATAAAATCCCAGAAATCATTAACAATTTTTCCAGCCACAACTTATACAGTTAATCCTAACAATATTGAAAGTATTTGTGAAGCGATAAAAATAGAACTAGAAGATCAAATTAAATATTTTAAACAGGAAAATAAATTATTAGAAGCGCAACGAATTAAAGATCGTACATTGAATGACATTGATTCAATTAAGGAATTTGGTTATGTTAATGGAATGGAAAACTATGCTCGATATGTTGATGGTAGGGAAGCCGGCCAACGTCCATATACATTGTTTGATTATTTACCTGACGACGCTATTATTTTTATTGACGAAAGTCATTTGATGATTCCGCAATTAAATGGAATGTATAACGGTGATCGTTCAAGAAAAGAAACATTAGTTAAATATGGGTTTAGATTGCCATCTGCACTAGACAATAGACCATTAAAATTCTTTGAATATGAAAACTTTTCGCATCCTAGAATTTATATGTCAGCAACACCAGGTGAATATGAACTTGATAAAACCGAAGGCGAAGTTATTACTCAATACATTCGTCCGACTGGTTTGCTTGATCCAATTATTGAAATTAAACCAAAGAAAAATCAAATTATCGAACTTTATGATTTAATTCAAAATCAAATTAAGAAAAAAGAAAAAACTCTAATTTTAACTACCACAAAAAAGAATGCCGAAGAATTATCACTTTATTTTCAGGAACAAAAAATTAAATGTGCTTATATTCATGATCGTTTTAAAATTTTTGAGAGAAATGAAATTCTTAGAGGACTTAGAATTGGTAAATTTGATGTGGTAATTGGTATTAATCTATTGCGTGAAGGAATTGACTTGCCTGAAGTTAGTTTAGTTTGTATATTAAACGCTGATAGTGCTGGTTTAATGCGAGATACTCGAAGTTTAATTCAAATTGTTGGGAGAGCTGCGCGAAATGTTAATGGAAAAGTTATTTTCTTTGCAGATGAAATTACTAATAGTATGAAAGCTGCAATTGAAGATAATAAACATAAACGTAAAATTCAAAATGAATATAATCAAAAGCACAATATAATTCCGCAAACTATCATTAAAGCAATCCCTAAATCCGAACATGATGACGAAATTTTTGATAAACTTTTAAATGAGAAAGATTACACCAAAATGATTCATAATAAAAAATTTATCAATTCAATGATTTATAAAATGAAAGATTTAGCTAAAAATAAAAAATTTGAAGAAGCGATAAAAATCCGAGATTATTTAATTGAACTCGGAGTGGATCTTGAAAAATAA
- a CDS encoding PP2C family protein-serine/threonine phosphatase: protein MRYCINSNIGIVRSENQDRGDIAWNEKWTLAMLCDGMGGHYGGAKCADLTINLLKKYFNDSFLVDTAFDDKNKIIDWFNAALSFIKENLIKFANQNPEFKSMGTTLTTCLIFNANRMVYVFNIGDSRTYVYNGLLHQITKDQNLYNQMISQKILDTDLASKHPDANKLVSCIGPSTIIRYDNYIIRPSSNIKYIILSSDGLHDYVDKPVIEQVIQDVKKTLEEKTKLLIEYAKRNLSKDNITIMIVELNDDEKRIG, encoded by the coding sequence ATGAGATATTGCATTAATTCAAATATTGGAATTGTTAGAAGTGAAAATCAAGATCGCGGCGATATTGCTTGAAACGAAAAGTGAACGCTCGCCATGTTATGCGATGGTATGGGTGGACATTATGGTGGCGCAAAATGCGCAGATTTAACCATTAATTTATTAAAAAAATATTTTAATGATTCATTTTTGGTTGATACAGCCTTTGATGATAAAAATAAAATAATTGATTGATTTAATGCAGCCTTAAGTTTTATCAAAGAGAATTTAATAAAATTTGCAAATCAAAATCCAGAATTTAAAAGTATGGGCACGACATTAACGACTTGCCTAATTTTTAACGCTAACAGAATGGTATATGTTTTTAATATTGGAGACTCTCGAACTTATGTTTATAATGGTCTTCTTCATCAAATTACCAAGGATCAAAATTTGTATAATCAAATGATTTCTCAAAAAATTTTAGACACTGATTTGGCTAGTAAACATCCCGATGCTAATAAGCTTGTGAGTTGTATTGGACCGAGTACGATAATTAGATATGATAATTATATTATTAGGCCAAGTTCTAATATCAAATATATAATCCTATCTTCAGATGGACTACATGATTATGTGGATAAACCAGTCATTGAACAAGTTATTCAAGATGTAAAAAAAACATTAGAGGAAAAAACTAAATTATTAATTGAATATGCTAAAAGAAACTTATCAAAAGATAATATTACAATAATGATAGTGGAGTTGAATGATGATGAAAAAAGAATTGGATAA
- a CDS encoding ribulose-phosphate 3-epimerase, whose protein sequence is MKKLSPSVLDVPKENLVDYINTLVKWGVHNVHYDVMDNIFVPNHALKLDEIKKVHEQCAKHVMDIHLMVSEPFKYYEMYKGIGDILTFHYEAFNNNELNELIATAKKDNVKLGLAIKPNTKVKEILPYIKSCALILIMSVEPGFGGQKFIETSLDKVKEITDFIHKNNLNETIIQIDGGVKDINIKSCFESGVSLAVVGSYLVKNFSEETVKKLIA, encoded by the coding sequence ATGAAAAAGCTTAGTCCATCTGTTTTAGATGTTCCCAAAGAAAATTTAGTTGACTATATAAATACCCTAGTGAAATGGGGAGTGCATAATGTACACTATGATGTTATGGACAATATTTTTGTTCCTAATCACGCACTAAAATTAGATGAAATTAAAAAAGTTCATGAACAGTGTGCTAAACATGTGATGGATATCCATTTAATGGTATCAGAGCCTTTTAAATACTATGAAATGTATAAAGGAATTGGCGATATTCTAACTTTTCATTATGAGGCTTTCAATAACAATGAACTTAATGAATTAATTGCCACGGCCAAAAAAGATAATGTCAAACTAGGATTAGCTATCAAGCCTAACACTAAAGTTAAAGAAATTTTGCCATACATAAAATCATGTGCCCTAATTCTAATAATGAGTGTTGAACCTGGTTTTGGTGGTCAAAAATTTATTGAAACAAGTCTTGATAAAGTTAAAGAAATTACTGATTTTATTCACAAAAATAATTTAAATGAAACTATCATTCAAATTGATGGGGGCGTTAAAGACATCAACATCAAATCATGTTTTGAATCTGGTGTTTCATTAGCTGTTGTCGGTTCTTATTTAGTGAAAAATTTTTCAGAGGAAACTGTTAAAAAATTAATTGCTTAG
- a CDS encoding virulence protein, which yields MYGLVFYLNKEVLKKAYGLEKNYKQAYEDVRDILRHYGFHWLSNSFYFSRSINNLKQIFQAIQHLKKLNWFVESLVSLHIFKMEDLSNFTEYMSSSTDSFDE from the coding sequence ATGTATGGCTTAGTTTTTTATTTAAATAAGGAAGTTCTTAAGAAGGCTTATGGACTTGAAAAAAACTATAAACAAGCATATGAAGATGTTAGAGATATTTTAAGACATTATGGTTTTCATTGGCTATCAAATAGTTTTTATTTTTCTCGTTCAATTAATAATCTAAAACAAATTTTTCAAGCTATTCAACATTTAAAAAAACTTAATTGATTTGTTGAATCTCTAGTAAGTTTACATATTTTTAAAATGGAAGACTTATCAAATTTCACAGAGTATATGAGTTCAAGCACCGACTCATTTGATGAATAA
- the rsgA gene encoding ribosome small subunit-dependent GTPase A gives MPIGKIVKSVAGFYDVKDFESKQIYRVRGSGKLRLLDFKPIVGDYVVFEIGSFINKILERKNFFIRPKIANVDQAIVVMSLVEPEFSYSLVDKFLIIVENKNVKPIIVLTKKDLTSDSKIEFYKDQGYEVFEINYQTKTGFDGLEEIFENKTSFFVGQTGVGKTTLINYLAKTHFETQAISKFLNRGKHTTREVSLIEYNGGEIIDTPGFSSIEFDLTIDEIPKAFYAFREAAKLCKYRSCHHYRESENDCQVKKLVSEGIIKKERYSNYLSFLEKILEKEKTY, from the coding sequence ATGCCAATAGGAAAAATTGTTAAATCAGTGGCTGGGTTTTATGATGTCAAGGATTTCGAAAGTAAACAAATCTATCGGGTAAGAGGGAGTGGTAAACTACGACTATTAGATTTTAAGCCGATTGTTGGCGATTATGTTGTATTTGAAATTGGGAGTTTTATTAATAAAATTTTAGAACGAAAAAATTTCTTTATTAGACCTAAAATTGCCAATGTTGATCAGGCAATTGTTGTCATGTCATTAGTTGAACCGGAATTTAGTTATTCTTTAGTTGATAAATTTTTAATTATTGTGGAAAACAAAAACGTTAAGCCTATTATTGTTTTAACAAAAAAAGATTTAACTTCAGATTCTAAAATTGAATTCTATAAAGACCAAGGGTATGAGGTTTTTGAAATTAATTATCAAACTAAAACTGGTTTTGACGGACTTGAGGAAATTTTTGAAAATAAAACTAGTTTTTTTGTTGGTCAAACTGGTGTTGGTAAAACTACTTTGATTAATTATTTAGCTAAAACACATTTTGAAACTCAAGCAATATCAAAATTTCTTAACCGGGGAAAGCATACTACTAGAGAAGTAAGTTTAATTGAATACAACGGTGGTGAAATTATTGACACACCAGGATTTTCTTCAATTGAGTTCGATTTAACAATCGATGAAATCCCTAAGGCTTTTTATGCTTTTAGAGAGGCTGCAAAGTTATGTAAATATCGAAGCTGTCATCACTATCGTGAGTCGGAAAACGATTGTCAAGTTAAAAAGCTAGTAAGTGAAGGTATTATAAAAAAAGAGCGATACTCAAATTATCTAAGTTTCCTAGAAAAAATATTAGAAAAAGAAAAAACATATTAA
- a CDS encoding serine/threonine-protein kinase, with the protein MKKELDNYPDLNSKFTDFELIGEGGFGQVYSAVYKKDNKRYSVKTLRFDANQTESSKLRFINECKVLRKISSRHVVKILMYHIGEKESYYVMELIHGEGLKNIIRKNQKLLPDIAVLYAKEICQGLIDIHKQNVIHRDLKPSNILIENGTNNVKLIDFGISLDEDTIRVTAANKTVGSVQYIAPEILTQAQGPSIYSDIYALGIILYEMLVGKVPFSSTDHQNIMLMQINSPVPRIENVNITIPQALENIIIKCTAKKISQRYENCQQLLLDLETCLDPKRANERRLELTNNSVKKGISKFFKSKTFTILFFTIGGLIILITIIFLSLWAGEVI; encoded by the coding sequence ATGAAAAAAGAATTGGATAATTATCCAGATTTAAATAGCAAATTTACAGATTTTGAACTAATTGGCGAAGGTGGATTTGGTCAAGTTTATTCGGCTGTATATAAAAAGGATAATAAGCGCTATTCAGTTAAAACTTTAAGATTTGATGCTAATCAAACCGAATCTAGTAAACTTCGTTTTATTAATGAGTGTAAAGTTCTTAGAAAAATATCTAGTCGTCATGTAGTAAAAATCCTTATGTATCATATTGGAGAAAAAGAATCATATTATGTAATGGAACTAATTCATGGTGAAGGACTCAAAAATATTATTCGCAAAAATCAAAAACTTTTACCAGATATTGCCGTACTATACGCAAAAGAAATTTGCCAGGGTTTAATTGATATTCATAAACAAAATGTTATTCATCGTGACCTTAAGCCAAGCAATATTTTAATCGAAAATGGTACTAACAATGTTAAATTAATTGATTTTGGAATTTCCTTAGATGAAGACACTATTCGAGTTACAGCGGCTAATAAAACAGTTGGTTCAGTTCAATACATTGCTCCGGAGATTCTAACTCAAGCTCAAGGACCATCAATTTATAGCGATATCTATGCACTTGGAATAATTTTGTACGAAATGCTTGTTGGCAAAGTTCCATTTTCATCCACAGACCATCAAAATATTATGCTTATGCAAATTAATTCGCCAGTTCCTAGAATAGAAAATGTTAATATCACAATTCCCCAAGCACTAGAAAATATAATTATTAAATGTACTGCCAAAAAAATTTCACAACGTTATGAAAATTGTCAACAATTACTTTTAGATTTAGAGACTTGTTTAGATCCAAAACGTGCTAATGAAAGACGTTTGGAACTTACAAATAATTCAGTAAAAAAAGGTATTAGTAAATTCTTCAAAAGTAAAACTTTTACCATTCTATTTTTTACCATTGGTGGACTAATTATTTTAATTACAATTATTTTCTTATCATTATGAGCTGGAGAGGTGATATAA
- a CDS encoding leucine-rich repeat domain-containing protein produces MFNKNNKLKRISLGFAAAIITPAILGLSAIACSRENANEFAAKFLFGSDAKNYYNSTTKTLDLSQTNLKVIPQSAFSWKTLLRLFTINNQGDRKEIANGIITDQQINIERIILPESLELIEKGAFSEINSLKTITFGNKLKEIQDNAFEKNSIEELILPNSISVIGEGAFRSNKIKSINMKDLVNYSVLTKGVFANNLLTEIDLSRVTRIESGALSQNKFTKLELPASLVNVDVDFLDYIHPKMETLAKVKLTILDKTTSDKFKEALAADPSHLFEIVSN; encoded by the coding sequence ATGTTTAACAAAAATAATAAATTAAAAAGAATTAGTTTAGGATTTGCAGCAGCAATTATAACACCGGCTATTTTAGGATTATCCGCTATTGCATGTAGTCGTGAAAATGCCAATGAATTTGCAGCGAAATTTTTATTTGGAAGTGATGCTAAAAATTATTACAATAGCACAACCAAAACTTTAGATCTTTCACAAACAAATTTAAAAGTTATTCCACAATCAGCCTTTTCATGAAAAACACTGCTAAGATTGTTTACCATTAACAATCAAGGCGATAGAAAAGAAATAGCAAATGGAATCATTACCGACCAACAAATTAATATTGAAAGAATTATTCTACCTGAATCACTAGAATTAATAGAAAAAGGGGCATTTTCAGAAATTAATTCACTAAAAACAATTACTTTTGGTAATAAACTAAAAGAAATTCAAGATAATGCTTTTGAAAAAAATTCAATTGAGGAATTAATTTTACCTAATAGTATTTCAGTTATTGGGGAAGGCGCATTTAGAAGCAACAAAATTAAATCTATTAATATGAAAGACCTAGTAAATTATTCAGTTTTAACAAAGGGAGTTTTTGCAAATAACCTTTTAACTGAAATTGATTTATCGAGAGTTACAAGAATTGAAAGTGGTGCTCTGTCACAAAATAAATTTACTAAATTGGAATTACCTGCGAGTCTCGTAAATGTTGATGTCGACTTTTTAGATTACATTCATCCAAAAATGGAAACATTAGCAAAAGTTAAACTAACAATTTTAGATAAAACAACTTCCGATAAATTCAAGGAAGCCTTAGCGGCAGACCCTTCACATTTATTTGAAATTGTGTCAAATTAA
- a CDS encoding MYPU_1760 family metalloprotease: MNEDDKKNEHNENENLNNPNDNLENQNQEEKQTSNDQNSIQEQSIDDSYKNKKKKGGGFFKFLLFLFGIAIVGGLGYVGYHYFKDSFEDLSNPKITIIDSDGKDAKRFNTKLINSSENESLLVANKEYKFGNLSVIEYPVARDQEGNLIYFLNEEGIQRLNELFKKRVNFGPELNSLNTIYINKQIPFANVSNANGVYLPSEFSIYLFIDSIVKKDGTFTKWPVEQKVEMLLSVLAHEYTHHIDNVYNKSTKRSDPNANTDLVYKIGDEKRRELVTNIEANNNKFLTEFRTNLGYTENQNFVRNRRDFHISNGTPIFREFSSYDLFKFSNLNYDSNLKDRIRFKTLGRIESNYFFNNNDSNRVFFGKKTDPDKIRYLYSFEELVPRELLKLSYTANPKLYKNSNSYLNYLYFSGFGSRGFNSDVYLTAIGDDILKTIGFDATGENQSNFKIFSNNWVFDPELKKYYTKDEEYPYINIAGENSRAKGLFKAYLDLMGYRQAISYIGSDTSKWTEDRKDYNNINFGGYLKINKNFLNNSIPNHKFSFVINSANKDPLKIKLNPTQYNFIAKKYWNQTYTEGKINNYTEKTIYPENQSNYEYVAYYSDSVGINEINKYIEKDGKLNIKIWIDQNDDNEIDDNEISDILDKNNANDNYQIWKQNARTITNYRQYMAIFNERNALSKTYQIAIKKDEDKNEFWYEWKKY; this comes from the coding sequence ATGAATGAAGATGATAAAAAAAATGAACATAATGAAAATGAGAATTTAAATAACCCTAATGATAACTTAGAAAACCAAAATCAAGAAGAAAAACAAACTTCGAATGATCAAAATTCTATTCAAGAACAAAGTATTGATGATAGTTACAAAAATAAGAAAAAAAAGGGTGGTGGATTTTTTAAATTCTTACTATTTCTTTTTGGAATCGCGATTGTTGGTGGGCTTGGATATGTTGGATACCACTATTTTAAAGACAGTTTTGAAGATTTATCGAATCCGAAAATTACAATTATCGACTCAGATGGCAAAGATGCAAAAAGATTTAACACTAAACTTATTAATAGCAGTGAAAATGAAAGTCTTTTAGTTGCTAACAAGGAATATAAATTTGGAAATTTATCAGTAATTGAATACCCAGTTGCTAGAGATCAAGAAGGAAATCTTATTTATTTTTTAAACGAAGAAGGAATTCAAAGATTAAATGAACTTTTTAAAAAACGTGTAAATTTCGGACCAGAACTAAATTCCTTAAATACCATATATATCAATAAACAAATTCCATTTGCTAATGTAAGTAATGCCAACGGAGTTTATTTACCATCTGAATTTAGTATTTACTTATTTATTGATAGTATTGTTAAAAAAGATGGGACATTTACCAAATGACCAGTTGAACAAAAAGTTGAAATGCTTCTTTCGGTTTTAGCTCACGAATATACTCATCACATCGATAATGTGTATAACAAAAGTACTAAAAGATCAGATCCGAATGCTAATACTGATCTAGTTTATAAAATTGGCGATGAAAAAAGAAGAGAACTAGTTACTAATATTGAGGCCAATAATAATAAATTTTTAACTGAATTTAGAACAAATTTAGGTTACACTGAAAATCAAAATTTTGTAAGAAATCGAAGAGACTTCCACATTTCTAATGGAACTCCCATCTTTCGTGAATTTAGTTCATATGATTTGTTTAAATTTTCAAATCTAAATTATGATAGCAATCTTAAGGATAGAATAAGATTTAAAACACTTGGTAGAATAGAATCAAATTATTTCTTTAACAATAATGATAGCAATAGAGTATTTTTTGGTAAAAAAACAGATCCCGACAAAATTAGATATCTTTATTCATTTGAAGAATTAGTGCCAAGAGAACTTTTGAAACTTTCATATACAGCAAACCCTAAATTATATAAAAATAGTAATAGCTATTTAAATTATTTATATTTTTCAGGTTTTGGATCTAGGGGTTTTAATTCTGATGTTTACTTAACCGCCATTGGAGATGATATTCTAAAAACAATTGGTTTTGATGCAACAGGTGAAAATCAGAGTAATTTTAAAATTTTTTCTAATAACTGAGTTTTTGATCCGGAATTAAAAAAATACTACACTAAAGATGAAGAATATCCATACATTAATATTGCTGGAGAAAATTCACGTGCTAAGGGTTTATTTAAAGCCTATCTTGATTTAATGGGATACCGCCAAGCCATTAGTTATATTGGTAGTGATACAAGCAAATGAACTGAAGATCGAAAAGATTACAATAACATTAATTTTGGTGGTTATCTAAAAATTAATAAAAATTTTCTAAATAATTCAATTCCAAATCATAAATTTAGTTTTGTAATAAATTCAGCAAATAAAGATCCACTAAAAATTAAATTAAATCCGACTCAATACAATTTTATTGCTAAAAAATATTGAAATCAAACATACACTGAAGGTAAAATTAATAACTACACTGAAAAAACTATATATCCTGAAAATCAAAGTAATTATGAATATGTAGCTTATTATTCAGATTCAGTCGGTATAAATGAAATTAACAAATATATTGAAAAAGATGGCAAGCTAAATATTAAAATATGAATCGATCAAAATGATGATAATGAAATTGATGACAATGAAATTAGCGATATTTTAGATAAAAATAACGCTAATGACAACTACCAAATTTGAAAACAAAATGCTAGAACTATTACAAATTACCGTCAATACATGGCAATTTTTAATGAACGAAATGCTCTATCAAAAACTTATCAAATAGCAATCAAAAAAGATGAAGATAAAAATGAATTTTGATATGAATGAAAAAAATACTAA
- a CDS encoding TM2 domain-containing protein has translation MENKEMKKPMEPQVSEKSRTVLSLLSFFFGTLGVDRFYGGRVGLGLLKLFTGGGFGIWAIIDFFLAIAGVQKDEKKLPIKK, from the coding sequence ATGGAAAATAAAGAAATGAAAAAACCTATGGAACCACAAGTAAGCGAAAAAAGTAGAACAGTGCTATCATTATTATCTTTTTTCTTTGGAACATTAGGAGTTGATAGATTTTACGGCGGTAGAGTAGGACTAGGACTATTGAAATTATTTACCGGTGGCGGTTTCGGAATTTGAGCAATTATTGACTTTTTCCTAGCAATCGCAGGTGTTCAAAAAGATGAGAAAAAATTACCAATTAAAAAATAA
- the gmk gene encoding guanylate kinase, with protein sequence MDKKLIIFTGPSGVGKGTVEKILFNQKDLKLKLSVSMTTRQPREGEVDGIHYYFVSKETFNACLTDNRLIEYSMHFDNYYGTLYSEIDRICEQGKIPFLEIETNGAKQILDYYKKMGRQNEVCSIFLMPPSFTELEKRIEGRNTETEDLIAKRLSKAQEEIAFSTLFQHVVINDDVEEAAAKIREIILKEFKKVIEGKKENQTEGRKA encoded by the coding sequence ATGGATAAAAAATTAATTATATTTACTGGCCCCAGCGGCGTAGGGAAGGGTACGGTTGAAAAAATTTTATTTAATCAAAAAGATTTAAAATTAAAACTTTCTGTTTCGATGACTACAAGACAACCACGTGAAGGTGAAGTGGATGGTATTCATTATTATTTTGTTTCAAAAGAGACTTTTAATGCTTGTTTAACTGATAATCGCTTAATTGAATATTCAATGCATTTTGATAATTATTATGGAACTTTATATTCTGAAATTGACCGAATTTGTGAACAAGGTAAAATTCCGTTTCTTGAAATTGAAACTAATGGTGCTAAACAAATTTTAGATTATTATAAAAAAATGGGGAGACAAAATGAGGTATGCTCAATTTTTCTAATGCCTCCTTCATTTACCGAGCTTGAAAAAAGAATTGAAGGTAGAAATACTGAAACTGAAGATTTAATTGCTAAACGACTAAGTAAGGCGCAAGAAGAAATTGCGTTTTCAACTTTATTTCAACATGTCGTAATTAATGATGATGTCGAAGAAGCAGCTGCTAAAATTCGCGAAATAATTTTAAAGGAATTCAAAAAAGTTATTGAAGGCAAAAAAGAAAATCAAACTGAGGGGAGAAAAGCTTAA